The genomic stretch CGCTCTTTGTCGCACAAAATGCTATTCCGGGCCTACTAATCTGGATCAAGCTTACTGATTTTGCATCGGCTATCGCTCAAGGCGCTTGATAACATTGTCACAACGTTTGTCAGGGATGGGTGTACCATTAATGGTAGAGGCAACAACATTCCCATGGTTTTGGATATAAAATGGAGGTCGACCCCATATCGATCCTCCCCAAATCAAACAACAAATCCACAGTCTCAGCGGAAGCAGCTTCTTCAACGATGTCCCAATCATCAAAACTCATTTTTGTAAGTTGTTCAGTTTGTCTATTCCAATGGGTGGCTGACTAGGCCATAGGTCACTGGTGCCTCTGGCTTCTTGGCGTCTCACATTATACAGGAGCTCATAACCCAAGGCTACCGTGTCAGAGCGTAAGTCGCAAAGTTCCTGTTTCGCGTCTAGTATCACTTAATCGCTAACCTGCCACTAGTTCCGCTAGGAAAAACAAGGTCGGACCCTTGAAGGCCCTCTATGAATCAGTGCCAGTAGAGATAGTAGAGATTGCAGATATTGCACACGACCAGTTTGAGGATGCATTAACTGGTGTGGATGCCGTTATCCATACTGcatctcctcttcctggTCGAGAAGATATTGAAAGCATGTTCAAGGTCGGCAATGTCACAATTTTCTCCATCGAATTTAATTTGACCAACCACTCTCTAGAGCGCCGTTGATGGCTCTCTGAACGTCTTGCGTCAGGCAGAGAAAGTTGGGGTAAAAAAATTCATCGTCACAAGCTCCATCGTTACGGCCTTGTTCGATCCCTCAGCCAAAGGAGGTGCCTATCGCCTGAACCGTGAGCAAGTATTTTGGTTTGTGTCCTTAATATCCTCAACATTTTTCTATAGACTGGCTCCCTTTCACAAAGGAAAATGCTACGCCGGAGAATGGAAATATGGCAATATATGCCATCGCGAAGAAATACGCGGAACTGGCTGTATGGGAATGGGCCGATGCCCATCCTCACGTCGATGTTACTACCAGTACGTTTTATGCCTGACTGTCATGCCTAACATTCCCTGACAACCCTTGATTTTAAAGTTAACCCTCCTTATTTCTACGGACCTTTCGCTCCTCT from Psilocybe cubensis strain MGC-MH-2018 chromosome 2, whole genome shotgun sequence encodes the following:
- a CDS encoding Putative uncharacterized oxidoreductase (Putative uncharacterized oxidoreductase C513.07), whose amino-acid sequence is MEVDPISILPKSNNKSTVSAEAASSTMSQSSKLIFVTGASGFLASHIIQELITQGYRVRAKNKVGPLKALYESVPVEIVEIADIAHDQFEDALTGVDAVIHTASPLPGREDIESMFKSAVDGSLNVLRQAEKVGVKKFIVTSSIVTALFDPSAKGGAYRLNHWLPFTKENATPENGNMAIYAIAKKYAELAVWEWADAHPHVDVTTINPPYFYGPFAPLHLPIAPGDFNALSTGLMIYSLLSPSGNFPTGAGYADVRDIARAHVGALRPSTVEGRKRIIFSSPHELHFKEVLDAIRKARPEVEGRLIKAPVPDYPFYKFDVDFSLIEKVTGLKAEDFHPVIETLLDTVNAILDLEKSWVDSGFVMPEVIPKMDS